DNA sequence from the Synergistaceae bacterium genome:
ACACGAACGCCGAAAAAAATGTTACTCGTTAATTACGCATTAACCTAAAACTGATTCCGCCCAAAATTTTGCGGCATTCGAGTCTCCCATTGATGACCGGGCTTTTTGGAGAGCCGAGTCAGTCTCACGCCGTATATTTTCGTCATCAAGATAAATTTCAAGCTCGTGCGTAATTTTTTCGGGTGTAGCGTCATCACAAAGCAATTCCGGGTAAATCATCCTGTCTGTGAGCATGTTGGGTATTGATATTCTGTCGACATGAACAAGCCGCTTCAGTATGGCATAATTTATCCGCCTCATGTTGTAGATGACTGTCATAAATCGCCCTAACATCATAGCTTCAACCGACACAGTACCCGACACGCCCGCGACAGCCTCAGCACCCATCATCAATTCGCGCCCGCTCCCGTCCCAGCAGTCGAACCCCGAACCGCTGACTCTAGTCCTGACCTCATCAGCGAGTCCGGCGTTCAGCCCCTCAGCAACAGAGAACACCGGCAAATATCCGTGAGACCGCAGAATTTCCGCCGCGCCTATGAGTATATCGAGGTGATAGCGTATATCATAGTGCCTGCTTCCCGGCATGAGGGCAATAATATTCTCATGGCCGAATCTTTTGCGGAATGAGTCTGAGACTATTACGCCCTTCATTTCGCGGACTAGGGGATGAGACTGCCACAAGGATTTTACGCCGTGAGACAGCAAATATTCATGCTCAAACGAGAACAGCGGAAGGCACAAATCAAAATCCCGTTTCAGATTCTTGACCCTCCCGGAACGCCACGCCCACACAGTCGGGGGGCTAAGGGAGATTATTTTCCCGCCGTAGCCCGATTTCCTGAGAGATTTTGCCAGCATCAAATGAAAGTCAGGGCTGTCGACAAGAACGACCGACTCAGGATTCACCCTCATGATTTCGCGGGCAATGTCTCTCTTCAGCCGTAATATTCGCGGAATCGCCGGGACAATCTCAAGCAGTCCCATCAATTTCAGCTCGTCATAACTCCATCGGGCGACTCCTCCGGCTTTCACTCCTTCAGGGCCTAACATGCCGTAAATTTCTGCTGACGGGCAAATCTTCAGTGCCTCCCGAATGAATCCCCCGGCGTAAATATCCCCGCTCACTTCCCCGCATGACACAAATATTTTCATGAATTGTATTTTTCCCTGTCGATTAGATTCCCTCCGTCAGCCGCAATAATCGTACACGCAACATTGCCGATACATGTTGTGGGAGTGTTCATCAAATCTTCTATTGCCGCAAGACTGAGAACTATTCCCAGAAAATCGAGCGGGCATCCTGCCTGTGTGAGTAATGCCGACATTGCTATTACACACGCGCCGGGGAGTCCGGGTGTTGAGATTGTCAGA
Encoded proteins:
- a CDS encoding lipid-A-disaccharide synthase; the protein is MKIFVSCGEVSGDIYAGGFIREALKICPSAEIYGMLGPEGVKAGGVARWSYDELKLMGLLEIVPAIPRILRLKRDIAREIMRVNPESVVLVDSPDFHLMLAKSLRKSGYGGKIISLSPPTVWAWRSGRVKNLKRDFDLCLPLFSFEHEYLLSHGVKSLWQSHPLVREMKGVIVSDSFRKRFGHENIIALMPGSRHYDIRYHLDILIGAAEILRSHGYLPVFSVAEGLNAGLADEVRTRVSGSGFDCWDGSGRELMMGAEAVAGVSGTVSVEAMMLGRFMTVIYNMRRINYAILKRLVHVDRISIPNMLTDRMIYPELLCDDATPEKITHELEIYLDDENIRRETDSALQKARSSMGDSNAAKFWAESVLG